CGGTGCGAGCCGTGTTCATCCGCGCGCCGCTCATTAAAGAGGTAGGCGAAGGCGTCGATGTGCTCTCCACTTATAAAGGGGAGATCGTTACCGCGCGGCAGGGTCACCTGCTTGCGGCCTCCTATCATCCGGAGCTGACCGACGATTACCGGCTGCATGCTTATTTTCTGGACATGGCGAAGGAAGCGGCGGCAGCCAAGGCTTAAAAACGGGAAAAAGACTGCGCTGGCACGCAGTCTTTTTGCGAATATACAGCAGATTAAAGCGTTAGAGAGGGGCTTTTTCAGTCGTGTTGGATGTCAAACGGTTACGAAACGATTTTGATCAAGTCAAGCAGGCGCTTGAGGACCGGGGCAAGCCGTTCGAGCTCATCGCCGATTTCCCTGCGCTGGATGCGAAATGGCGCGAAATGCTGCAGGAAACCGAGCAATTGAAAAACCGCCGCAATACCGTTTCGCAGGAAGTGGCCCGGCTGAAAAAAAGCGGCGGCGACGCGGAGGCGCTCATTGTCGAAATGCGCGAAGTCGGCGACCGGATCAAGGCGCTTGACGACGAAATCCGCGCCGTGGAAGCGGAAATGAACGAGCTGACGCTGGCCATCCCGAATATTCCGAATGCTTCGGTGCCCGTCGGCAAATCCGAAGAGCAGAACGTGGAAATCAGGCGCATCGGCGAAGTGCGGGATTTCGGTTTCGAGCCGAAGCCGCATTGGGATATTGCGCAGGAGCTCGGCATACTCGATTTCGAGACGGCCGGCAAGGTGACCGGCTCGCGGTTCGTATTTTACCGGGGGCTGGGGGCGCGTTTGGAGCGTGCGCTGATCAACTTCATGATGGACCTGCACAGCGACAAGCATGGCTATGAGGAGCTGCTGCCGCCTTATATCGTCAACCGCGACAGCCTGATCGGAACGGGACAGCTGCCGAAGTTCGAAGAGGATTTGTTTAAGCTGGCGGATACCGATTATTATTTGATTCCGACGGCCGAAGTACCGGTGACGAATGTGCATCGCGAGGAAATATTGGCGGCGGACGATTTGCCGAAATATTACGTCGCGT
This genomic window from Paenibacillus humicola contains:
- the serS gene encoding serine--tRNA ligase, whose protein sequence is MLDVKRLRNDFDQVKQALEDRGKPFELIADFPALDAKWREMLQETEQLKNRRNTVSQEVARLKKSGGDAEALIVEMREVGDRIKALDDEIRAVEAEMNELTLAIPNIPNASVPVGKSEEQNVEIRRIGEVRDFGFEPKPHWDIAQELGILDFETAGKVTGSRFVFYRGLGARLERALINFMMDLHSDKHGYEELLPPYIVNRDSLIGTGQLPKFEEDLFKLADTDYYLIPTAEVPVTNVHREEILAADDLPKYYVAFSACFRSEAGAAGRDTRGLIRQHQFNKIELVKLCKPEDSYAELESLTQNAEKVLQLLGLPYRVLTLCTGDMGFSSAKTYDLEVWLPSSNAYREISSCSNFEDFQARRAGIRYRKDAKSKPEFVHTLNGSGLAVGRTVAAIIENYQQADGTVLVPEALRPYMGGTEVIGRR